From a single Paenibacillus sp. FSL R5-0345 genomic region:
- a CDS encoding carbohydrate ABC transporter permease, which yields MKNNKLWKRNLFIASFLLPTFAIFCLFTIYPLFRGLYLSFFDWSGGSESMNFFGIDNYRQLFSDEIIPKAISNDYFLIFWKVILIMLFATFFAVSLTRLKLKEYGFYRVVFFFPNIISVAVIGVLWSFIYNPRLGFLNAFISLFTGKPVETNWLGDSNLAMWSLLPPSVWAGIGFYMLLIIASILGIPSSLYEAASIDGAGQWQQFARITLPLIWEQFKTSIIHIVITTLNGSFIIVKLMTDGGPDNQTQVLGYYLYQMGFKQFHLSYGATIGVLILLLSLITTLILQRILHRESIEM from the coding sequence ATGAAGAACAATAAATTGTGGAAACGAAATTTGTTTATTGCGAGTTTCTTGCTGCCTACGTTTGCTATCTTTTGTTTATTCACTATTTATCCGCTGTTTCGAGGCTTATACCTGAGCTTCTTTGATTGGTCAGGCGGTTCCGAATCGATGAATTTTTTCGGTATTGATAATTATAGACAATTATTCTCGGATGAGATCATACCAAAAGCCATTTCGAATGATTATTTCTTGATTTTTTGGAAGGTCATCTTAATTATGTTGTTTGCAACGTTTTTCGCTGTATCATTGACCCGTCTAAAATTGAAAGAATACGGATTTTACCGAGTGGTGTTTTTCTTTCCGAATATCATTTCCGTAGCCGTTATCGGTGTATTGTGGAGTTTTATATACAATCCCCGTCTTGGATTTCTGAATGCGTTTATCTCGTTATTTACAGGAAAACCTGTGGAAACGAACTGGTTAGGGGACTCAAATCTCGCAATGTGGTCACTTCTACCTCCTAGTGTATGGGCCGGTATCGGATTCTATATGCTGCTCATCATCGCTTCTATCCTAGGTATTCCTTCCTCGCTATATGAAGCAGCCAGTATCGATGGTGCTGGACAATGGCAACAGTTTGCTCGAATTACTTTACCGCTGATCTGGGAACAATTCAAAACCTCTATCATTCACATTGTTATTACAACACTGAACGGCTCCTTTATTATCGTTAAGCTGATGACGGATGGTGGCCCGGATAATCAGACACAAGTGCTCGGTTATTATTTGTATCAGATGGGCTTCAAGCAGTTCCATTTAAGCTATGGGGCAACCATCGGGGTACTGATATTACTGTTATCTTTAATCACCACTTTAATTTTGCAACGCATTCTTCACCGGGAGTCCATTGAAATGTAA
- a CDS encoding extracellular solute-binding protein — protein MKSKGKKKAALSLVMMSIILSLAGCGGGTNGAEAPAPEKTTAATQTEPVKTDEPKPEEPKVAGDLEIQYFVGGYGDGWWKEVIGEFKKKYPDVNIKESAGSQINEQMKPRWIQGNPPDVVYIDGAGSNETQMVLDDQLMDITDWVKDAKNVDGEALTSNLIAPPQDYSGKNYTIPLVFGSWGTFYDETLFTEKGWDVPKDWDSFLATSEKIKADGVYPYIHTGKYPYYIVGGLLNTGFVSENGDDPQILKDQEAAKEGSFKNDAVANTLKKIVDMRDKGYFDNASFGMSHTDSQMLFLQHKDAMIPNGLWLENEMKKDVPEGFKFGFIPSVMQKPGGKFVAIPYTSNIAIAKKAKNPDAAKAFIEFIFTKQAAVRWAELTGALMNVKADLESSGASDVVKTAMKYFNGSDTIVAPVFKLAADIEQAENDATIALLQGSITPDEWMDRMEKAAAKIRK, from the coding sequence ATGAAAAGCAAGGGTAAAAAGAAAGCGGCATTAAGTCTAGTTATGATGTCCATTATATTGTCTCTGGCAGGATGTGGCGGGGGGACAAATGGGGCTGAAGCTCCAGCTCCTGAGAAAACAACAGCTGCGACGCAGACTGAGCCAGTTAAGACAGACGAACCCAAGCCCGAAGAGCCAAAAGTAGCGGGAGACCTCGAAATTCAATACTTTGTCGGCGGTTATGGAGACGGTTGGTGGAAAGAAGTCATTGGTGAATTCAAGAAGAAGTACCCAGATGTGAACATTAAAGAATCCGCAGGTTCTCAGATCAACGAGCAAATGAAGCCGCGCTGGATCCAAGGTAATCCACCAGATGTCGTATACATCGATGGAGCAGGTTCGAATGAAACACAAATGGTGCTTGATGACCAATTAATGGATATTACAGATTGGGTTAAAGATGCGAAAAATGTGGATGGCGAAGCGCTTACGAGCAATTTGATCGCACCTCCACAAGACTATAGTGGTAAAAACTATACGATTCCACTCGTATTCGGATCATGGGGAACTTTCTATGATGAAACCCTGTTTACTGAAAAGGGCTGGGATGTTCCAAAAGATTGGGATAGCTTCCTTGCCACTAGTGAAAAAATCAAAGCAGATGGCGTATATCCTTACATCCATACCGGCAAATACCCTTACTACATCGTAGGAGGGCTCTTAAATACAGGCTTTGTATCTGAGAATGGAGACGACCCGCAAATCTTAAAGGATCAAGAAGCAGCTAAAGAGGGTTCTTTTAAAAATGATGCTGTAGCGAATACTTTGAAAAAGATCGTTGATATGAGAGACAAAGGTTACTTCGATAACGCGTCGTTCGGGATGAGCCATACAGACTCCCAAATGCTCTTCCTGCAGCATAAAGATGCAATGATTCCTAACGGCTTGTGGCTCGAAAATGAAATGAAAAAAGATGTACCAGAAGGCTTCAAATTTGGATTCATTCCTTCCGTTATGCAGAAGCCAGGCGGTAAATTTGTAGCGATTCCTTACACTAGTAATATTGCCATTGCAAAGAAGGCTAAAAATCCAGATGCAGCAAAAGCATTTATTGAATTTATTTTTACAAAGCAAGCCGCAGTTCGTTGGGCTGAGCTTACAGGCGCTTTGATGAACGTTAAGGCAGACCTGGAATCTTCAGGTGCAAGTGATGTTGTTAAAACGGCAATGAAGTACTTCAACGGAAGTGACACAATCGTTGCTCCTGTATTTAAATTGGCTGCGGACATTGAGCAGGCAGAGAATGATGCAACCATTGCATTGCTTCAAGGTTCCATTACACCAGATGAATGGATGGACCGTATGGAGAAGGCGGCAGCCAAAATCCGGAAGTAA
- a CDS encoding sialidase domain-containing protein, with the protein MKKFAIIILSILMVAVMFPFTALANPAAQDKQTDPRLVLRVENKQIHNANFTNLDDKVDALKALDEGTIIVRFRYTGSTIMSLFSLSNNTLPNGHFHLYITPSAIGSENRYEEPGKTASNTHVKADITVKENEVHTVAMVVDKDKGYKYFLDGKLVKQDTTTAKKFLNNIYAPNRAELGRTERKSGSNNYPFNGEIDFAEVYNEPLADQDLIAVTSVTSKTPVQNPLPEQALITEPYSVYYPGLYGSNAYRIPSLLYTEDGTLIAGIDKRINHGGDSPANIDMMVRRSLDNGKTWESNGILINNYPGNASNIDQSLLQDKETKRIFSLVLGFPEGGGFPTSQRGTGYKTIDGEKYLLLKNSSNQEFTVRENGEVYNSSNVKTAYRVDALRNLYENNTNIGNIFLSNSPLKPLVTSYLELWHSDDEGATWEGPVTLNPSVKEEWMVFLGAGPGTGIQLTKGPHAGRLVFPVYFTNENNRQASATIYSDDHGETWHRGESPNHGRVVDGVTLDERTFNGSNNELTEAQVVELPDGQLKMFMRNYSGFAQIATSFDGGETWDAEVVTERDLIAAYCQMTVIRYEGQIDGQEAVIFASPANSTSRINGTVKVGLIKEDGTYANGRTKYKFDWKYSQLVKEGYYAYSSLSNLGNGEIGLFYEGTGSEAMSFIKFNTEYLKWQRQGEIPDPKLKSIKLESAQPEGYAAKDKVQIKAVFNHYVMLNGDRTLKGKIGDRDVVFELKSSNAAGTEYVFEAEFPELTSGEYPLAAGFGTNLDIRNAYGIALDTQSSENKLNSAIKSKASGDLGTSAILTGPKQVSAGEEFKVQLSLKQIKDPVYAQDITVQFITDIVDFISGTSLVDGVQVVETVTTVPGQSRFLLASEGADHGVLGNNQLMELNFKAKPLLEAKSGEVRISDVTIGDVNGIETKVTGSALTVEVAPEDTGLTGDLNGDGKVSIGDLAIAASHYGKDQNSADWQTAKRADLNNDGKIDIMDLAAIAQKILN; encoded by the coding sequence TTGAAGAAATTCGCAATCATTATTCTTTCGATCCTGATGGTGGCCGTTATGTTTCCATTCACTGCGCTAGCCAATCCAGCAGCACAAGACAAACAGACCGATCCAAGACTTGTGCTTAGAGTAGAGAATAAACAAATTCACAATGCTAATTTTACGAATCTGGATGATAAGGTAGATGCGCTTAAAGCCTTAGATGAAGGGACTATCATTGTCCGGTTCCGCTATACGGGTTCTACGATTATGTCCTTATTCTCTTTAAGTAACAATACGTTGCCGAATGGTCATTTTCATCTATATATCACACCTTCTGCCATCGGTAGTGAGAACCGATATGAAGAGCCTGGGAAGACAGCGTCTAATACCCATGTTAAAGCTGATATTACGGTGAAAGAGAATGAAGTGCATACTGTAGCCATGGTTGTAGATAAAGATAAAGGTTACAAGTATTTCCTTGATGGGAAACTCGTCAAACAAGACACAACTACAGCCAAAAAGTTTCTGAATAATATTTATGCACCAAACCGTGCCGAGTTAGGTAGAACAGAGAGAAAATCCGGTTCTAATAACTATCCGTTTAATGGAGAGATTGACTTTGCAGAAGTGTATAACGAACCGCTGGCGGATCAAGATCTGATTGCTGTAACGAGTGTAACAAGTAAGACTCCGGTTCAAAATCCGTTGCCTGAGCAGGCGTTAATCACTGAGCCGTATAGCGTTTATTATCCAGGACTGTACGGATCGAATGCATACCGCATTCCGTCACTTCTGTACACCGAGGATGGAACACTGATCGCAGGAATTGATAAGCGGATCAATCATGGAGGAGATTCACCAGCTAATATTGACATGATGGTAAGACGAAGTTTGGATAACGGAAAGACTTGGGAGAGTAATGGAATTCTAATCAACAACTATCCCGGCAACGCCTCAAATATAGACCAGTCCTTACTGCAGGATAAGGAAACGAAGCGGATTTTCTCTTTAGTTCTTGGATTTCCCGAGGGTGGAGGATTTCCTACCTCGCAAAGAGGTACCGGATACAAAACGATCGATGGTGAGAAATACTTACTTCTGAAGAATTCGAGCAATCAGGAATTTACCGTTCGGGAGAATGGAGAAGTCTATAACAGTTCAAATGTAAAAACTGCCTACAGAGTGGACGCCTTGAGAAATTTATATGAGAACAATACAAATATCGGAAACATTTTCCTCAGTAATTCGCCGCTTAAACCGCTTGTTACTTCTTATCTTGAGCTGTGGCACAGTGATGACGAAGGAGCGACTTGGGAGGGTCCAGTAACTTTAAACCCTTCGGTGAAAGAAGAATGGATGGTATTTCTAGGGGCAGGTCCGGGCACCGGCATTCAATTAACGAAAGGTCCTCATGCTGGAAGACTGGTGTTTCCCGTGTACTTTACGAATGAGAATAACAGGCAAGCAAGTGCAACCATCTACAGTGATGATCATGGTGAAACATGGCATCGCGGAGAGTCTCCGAATCATGGGCGGGTTGTAGACGGGGTTACCCTTGATGAGAGAACCTTTAATGGCTCTAATAATGAGCTTACAGAAGCGCAAGTAGTGGAGTTGCCAGATGGACAGCTAAAGATGTTCATGCGGAATTATTCAGGGTTTGCCCAAATCGCGACCAGCTTTGATGGTGGAGAGACTTGGGACGCTGAGGTTGTAACAGAACGTGATCTGATTGCTGCCTACTGCCAAATGACGGTGATTCGTTACGAGGGTCAGATAGATGGGCAGGAAGCAGTTATCTTCGCAAGCCCTGCTAACTCGACCAGTAGAATTAACGGTACGGTGAAGGTAGGGTTAATTAAGGAAGACGGAACCTACGCAAACGGCAGAACGAAATATAAGTTTGATTGGAAGTATTCCCAGCTGGTCAAAGAAGGCTATTATGCCTATTCAAGTTTATCTAATCTGGGTAATGGTGAAATTGGCCTTTTCTATGAAGGAACGGGTAGTGAAGCCATGAGCTTTATTAAATTCAATACGGAATATCTCAAATGGCAGCGTCAAGGAGAAATTCCAGATCCTAAGTTGAAATCTATCAAGCTTGAATCAGCACAACCGGAAGGATATGCCGCTAAGGATAAAGTCCAGATTAAAGCTGTCTTTAATCACTATGTCATGCTTAATGGTGATCGGACTTTGAAAGGCAAGATTGGGGATAGAGATGTTGTATTTGAATTGAAGAGTTCAAATGCAGCGGGCACAGAATATGTCTTTGAAGCGGAGTTCCCGGAGCTTACTTCAGGCGAATATCCACTGGCAGCGGGCTTCGGTACGAATCTGGACATTAGAAATGCTTATGGAATAGCACTAGACACGCAGTCCAGTGAGAATAAGCTAAATTCGGCTATAAAGTCCAAAGCTTCTGGAGATCTAGGTACTTCAGCAATTCTGACAGGTCCAAAACAAGTGAGCGCTGGTGAAGAATTTAAAGTTCAACTGAGCTTAAAACAGATCAAGGATCCTGTATACGCACAAGATATTACAGTTCAATTTATTACAGATATTGTCGATTTCATATCTGGAACGTCATTGGTGGATGGTGTGCAAGTTGTGGAAACCGTAACTACAGTTCCTGGACAGAGCCGTTTTCTCCTCGCCAGCGAGGGTGCAGACCATGGGGTATTAGGTAATAATCAGCTAATGGAGCTAAACTTCAAAGCGAAGCCATTACTCGAAGCTAAGTCCGGTGAAGTTCGGATATCTGATGTAACGATAGGTGATGTAAACGGTATAGAGACGAAGGTTACGGGCTCAGCTTTGACTGTTGAAGTTGCCCCTGAGGATACTGGTCTCACAGGAGATCTTAACGGCGATGGTAAAGTGAGTATCGGTGACTTGGCGATTGCAGCTTCGCACTATGGTAAAGATCAAAACAGTGCAGATTGGCAGACAGCTAAACGTGCAGATCTTAATAATGACGGAAAGATCGATATTATGGATTTAGCAGCAATCGCTCAAAAAATACTGAATTGA
- a CDS encoding discoidin domain-containing protein, producing MRTIYNRFGMWMLALMILVVTGLMIRPETAHGASVGNISDFVKKDNNTFEITSGSDKIKVIFQREDMFRIWLGVNGQFKELTGKSAEKPIEPIVIKDDFGPVNVKWSDEGTYYKMETGKFVLRAYKNPLKFAMYKSDNQTVVWEESASLNYNGQSASQQLIRGEDEYFYGGGMQNGYFNHRDRKITIANNYGDWGSGTVSNPAPFYLSTAGYGVLRNTFQSGTYDFDSTVKLTHNENRFDAYYFYGETMNDILNAYTDLTGKPSLIPRWGMGLGDADCYNRDPEKTSDVVNLIAKKYRENDMPGAWILPNDGYGCGYTDLGNTVDELHKEGFYTGLWTQNGVDKIAQEVGVEGTRLAKLDVAWVGPGYDFALGASKQAFTGIEDNSDDRGYVWSVGGWAGTQRYSTVWSGDQSGNWEYIRFHIPSMIGAGLSGMPYSTGDIDGIFGGSAKTYVRDLQWKIFTPILMNMSGWAAKDKQPWVWGEPYTSYNRDALKLRQQLTPYLYTYLNESYESGAPIMRGMIYSYPNDPNSKGTLTQYQFMSGESFLVAPVYTDTTMRNGIYLPKGKWIDYWTGEEHYGSKMLDEYNAPLNRLPLLVKGGAIIPMYPESLYDGQVPPDPITYDIYPYKSSSFTMYEDDGTSKEHRTGKFAKTLITSTAPEQGRGDLIIKVGESVGDYKGKLETRKNQFSIHMPDHPEAISVDGTSYLELQSKAAWDGATSGWYYAKQDKGGILYIKTPSISTEKEFVVKVAGFTADTTPLVDAVKIELPQVDTDPGRIPQEDMIATATNAASDTPAANVLDGSYESIWLSSANAGSKQSITLDLGIKQYVNKVKYLPRQYGGKDGTITGYKLYTSMDGTNYTLVSSGQWNDDKLEKTVNFDTVEAVFVKLEAIEAVGGVVSAAEINLYRDLSQPSPTAIPKNEMTALAKSFQPGAEAAKAIDGDRNSVWHTKWDGSDRLPQSIILDLGKVRNVSQFRYAPRLDAGNGTITSYNLYVSTDGETYTKVSSGTWLRNNLKKYILFDSVSTRYVKLEAAVALGGFASASEVDVYEAPKAAPEVRLISEGKSATADSADQAHSAGLANDGNMDTFWSAADTNNGHNWTVDLGMMHSIKSSEVSFEQSNKAYQYKIEVRETASSNWITVTNRTDNQEIGTIQDTFGSQGRYARITITGLPDDQSKAAIREFKLFGIPLEDGQKVTGIKLDRETLSLKVLDAPVQLKAIIEPENAGNKTVKWVSSDPGVASVDSKGMVTPKGQGTTSITATTEEGSFTATSVVTVIGQSNLTEIPQSQMSAEATSSEAGTNDPNLALDGDPDTHWHTKWFNVDPLPQSITVNLGGEYTISMLGYLPRPDAGNGTITAYNVYTSTDGVSYTLITSGNWLRNKQLKEVNFAPVKAAHIKLEAVKGVGEFASAAEITVYQVQQETDQVQAVLSADSSVTSGKPFVVRYDVNNISGKVFAQDITIQYDADRMDYVSAKSLIQGVSIVEESTKTPGKLRLIMASEGTEHGLSGNQQIAELTFQAKGVSETVSVNISVSDILLGEEDGTETTAAPATIAVKVKPEQTGVSGDLNGDGKISIGDLAIVAAHYGKDSSSPDWQQAKRADVNGDGKIDITDLAQLARQIVSQ from the coding sequence TTGAGGACCATTTATAATCGCTTTGGTATGTGGATGCTTGCACTCATGATCCTTGTGGTTACAGGACTCATGATTCGCCCGGAAACCGCCCACGGTGCTTCTGTTGGCAACATTTCTGACTTCGTAAAAAAAGATAATAACACGTTTGAGATCACGTCAGGCTCTGACAAGATTAAAGTGATTTTTCAGCGGGAGGATATGTTCCGGATTTGGCTTGGTGTGAATGGGCAGTTCAAGGAATTGACAGGAAAAAGCGCGGAAAAGCCGATCGAGCCAATCGTCATCAAGGATGATTTCGGACCCGTTAATGTTAAGTGGTCTGATGAAGGCACGTATTACAAGATGGAAACTGGAAAATTCGTGCTGAGAGCCTATAAAAATCCGTTAAAGTTCGCCATGTACAAAAGTGACAATCAAACAGTGGTGTGGGAAGAATCCGCTAGCTTGAACTATAACGGACAGTCGGCCTCACAACAGCTAATCCGGGGTGAGGATGAATATTTCTACGGCGGCGGTATGCAGAATGGATACTTCAATCATCGTGATCGCAAAATTACCATCGCTAACAACTATGGGGATTGGGGAAGCGGTACGGTTTCGAATCCTGCACCATTTTACTTGAGTACTGCAGGGTACGGAGTGCTCCGTAACACTTTTCAAAGCGGTACTTATGATTTTGATTCGACCGTCAAGCTGACGCATAACGAAAATCGGTTTGATGCTTATTATTTCTATGGTGAGACAATGAACGATATTTTGAACGCGTATACAGATCTTACTGGTAAACCGTCCTTGATTCCTCGTTGGGGTATGGGACTTGGTGATGCGGATTGTTACAACAGAGATCCAGAAAAGACCTCCGATGTTGTTAACCTTATTGCTAAAAAATATCGGGAAAATGATATGCCAGGAGCCTGGATTTTACCGAATGATGGATACGGTTGCGGTTATACAGATCTAGGCAACACCGTTGACGAACTACATAAGGAAGGTTTCTATACCGGATTATGGACTCAAAATGGTGTTGATAAAATCGCACAAGAAGTCGGCGTAGAGGGTACAAGACTCGCTAAACTCGACGTTGCCTGGGTGGGACCTGGATACGATTTCGCCCTGGGTGCCAGCAAACAGGCGTTTACAGGAATTGAAGATAACTCTGATGACAGAGGTTATGTCTGGTCCGTTGGTGGCTGGGCAGGTACCCAGCGATATTCTACCGTATGGTCCGGAGACCAGTCGGGCAACTGGGAATACATTCGATTCCATATCCCGTCGATGATCGGGGCGGGGCTATCTGGGATGCCGTACTCAACCGGTGATATTGATGGGATTTTCGGAGGAAGCGCTAAAACCTACGTAAGAGACTTGCAGTGGAAGATCTTCACTCCAATCCTGATGAACATGTCTGGTTGGGCAGCCAAAGATAAGCAGCCTTGGGTATGGGGGGAACCTTATACGAGCTATAACAGAGATGCATTGAAGCTAAGACAGCAATTGACACCATATTTGTATACCTATCTCAATGAGTCTTACGAGTCTGGAGCTCCGATCATGCGGGGAATGATCTATTCATATCCAAATGATCCGAACTCGAAGGGAACGTTAACACAGTATCAATTCATGTCCGGGGAATCATTCCTGGTTGCGCCAGTATATACCGACACGACAATGCGAAACGGAATATACCTTCCGAAAGGAAAATGGATCGATTACTGGACAGGAGAGGAACATTACGGGTCAAAAATGCTAGACGAATACAATGCTCCACTGAATCGTTTGCCGCTTCTAGTAAAGGGTGGGGCAATCATCCCGATGTATCCTGAATCGTTATACGACGGTCAGGTTCCTCCTGATCCAATTACTTATGATATTTATCCTTATAAATCGTCAAGCTTTACGATGTATGAAGATGATGGTACATCGAAGGAGCATCGTACAGGCAAATTTGCAAAAACATTAATAACCTCCACCGCTCCTGAGCAAGGGCGTGGAGATTTGATTATCAAGGTTGGAGAAAGCGTAGGTGACTATAAAGGCAAGTTGGAGACACGTAAGAATCAGTTTTCGATCCACATGCCAGATCATCCAGAGGCTATTTCTGTAGATGGAACATCCTATCTTGAATTGCAATCCAAAGCAGCATGGGATGGAGCAACAAGTGGCTGGTACTATGCTAAGCAAGATAAAGGCGGTATCCTGTACATTAAAACGCCATCCATATCAACGGAAAAGGAATTTGTCGTGAAAGTCGCAGGCTTTACAGCAGATACGACTCCACTTGTAGATGCTGTCAAAATTGAGCTGCCTCAGGTGGACACAGACCCAGGTCGTATTCCGCAGGAAGATATGATTGCAACTGCAACGAATGCGGCTTCGGATACGCCAGCAGCTAATGTACTGGATGGCAGCTATGAATCGATATGGCTTTCTTCAGCAAATGCTGGAAGTAAGCAGAGCATCACTTTAGACCTGGGGATTAAACAGTATGTGAATAAAGTGAAATACTTGCCAAGACAGTACGGTGGCAAAGACGGCACAATTACAGGTTACAAGCTGTATACGAGTATGGATGGAACTAACTATACGCTCGTAAGCAGTGGACAATGGAATGATGACAAGCTTGAGAAGACGGTGAATTTTGATACAGTAGAAGCTGTTTTTGTGAAACTTGAAGCGATAGAAGCTGTTGGGGGTGTCGTATCTGCTGCAGAGATCAATCTGTATCGTGATCTATCACAGCCTTCACCGACAGCGATACCTAAAAATGAGATGACAGCCTTAGCGAAAAGCTTCCAGCCGGGTGCGGAAGCAGCTAAAGCGATTGATGGGGACCGGAATTCAGTATGGCATACGAAATGGGATGGATCTGATAGGCTCCCGCAATCCATCATTCTCGATTTAGGTAAGGTTCGCAATGTTAGCCAATTCCGGTATGCACCGCGACTGGATGCTGGGAACGGGACGATTACTTCATACAACCTTTACGTCAGCACGGATGGAGAAACATATACGAAGGTATCCAGTGGTACATGGCTCAGAAACAACTTGAAGAAATATATCCTTTTCGATAGTGTTTCCACCCGCTATGTGAAGCTTGAAGCAGCTGTTGCACTTGGAGGGTTCGCTTCGGCTTCGGAGGTCGATGTCTATGAGGCACCGAAGGCAGCACCTGAAGTTCGATTAATTTCAGAAGGTAAATCTGCTACAGCGGACAGTGCGGATCAAGCGCATTCGGCTGGCCTTGCTAATGATGGGAATATGGACACATTCTGGTCAGCAGCGGATACGAACAATGGTCATAATTGGACAGTTGATCTCGGAATGATGCATTCTATTAAATCCTCTGAGGTTTCTTTTGAGCAGAGTAACAAGGCTTATCAGTACAAAATTGAAGTTCGGGAGACCGCGAGCTCCAATTGGATTACGGTTACGAATCGAACTGATAATCAGGAAATTGGCACGATTCAGGATACATTTGGAAGCCAAGGTAGATACGCTAGAATTACGATCACCGGACTGCCTGATGATCAATCAAAGGCTGCTATTCGCGAATTCAAGCTGTTCGGCATCCCGCTGGAAGACGGACAGAAGGTTACTGGTATAAAGCTTGATCGTGAGACACTCTCCCTCAAGGTGCTGGATGCACCGGTTCAATTGAAAGCGATCATTGAGCCTGAGAATGCCGGTAATAAGACTGTTAAGTGGGTAAGCAGTGATCCTGGTGTTGCCAGTGTGGACAGTAAGGGAATGGTCACACCAAAAGGGCAGGGTACGACATCAATTACTGCGACGACGGAAGAAGGCAGTTTTACAGCAACAAGTGTGGTGACGGTTATTGGACAGAGTAATCTAACCGAAATTCCGCAAAGTCAAATGAGTGCAGAAGCTACGAGCTCTGAAGCAGGCACAAACGATCCGAATTTGGCATTGGACGGAGATCCGGATACACATTGGCATACGAAGTGGTTTAACGTTGATCCACTTCCACAGTCTATTACGGTGAATCTGGGTGGAGAGTACACCATCAGCATGCTAGGATATTTACCTCGGCCGGATGCAGGTAATGGCACAATTACTGCTTACAACGTGTATACAAGCACCGATGGTGTGAGTTACACGCTCATAACAAGCGGGAACTGGCTGCGAAACAAACAGCTCAAAGAAGTGAATTTCGCTCCGGTGAAAGCGGCTCACATTAAGCTGGAAGCTGTAAAAGGTGTTGGTGAATTCGCATCCGCAGCTGAGATTACGGTGTATCAAGTGCAGCAGGAAACGGATCAAGTGCAAGCCGTATTGAGTGCTGATTCATCCGTTACTTCCGGCAAGCCTTTTGTTGTCCGGTATGATGTGAACAATATCTCCGGGAAGGTATTTGCTCAGGACATCACCATTCAGTATGATGCTGACCGCATGGATTATGTGTCCGCTAAATCACTGATCCAAGGTGTTTCGATTGTTGAAGAGTCAACCAAAACGCCTGGAAAGCTTCGTTTGATTATGGCGAGTGAAGGTACGGAACACGGATTAAGCGGAAATCAACAAATTGCCGAGCTGACATTCCAGGCAAAAGGAGTATCGGAGACGGTATCCGTTAATATCAGTGTGTCAGATATACTGCTGGGTGAAGAAGACGGAACAGAGACCACAGCCGCACCTGCTACAATCGCTGTAAAAGTGAAACCAGAGCAAACAGGAGTATCAGGTGATCTTAACGGCGACGGAAAAATCAGCATTGGTGACCTGGCTATCGTTGCTGCACACTACGGCAAAGATTCATCAAGTCCTGATTGGCAGCAAGCGAAGCGTGCGGATGTGAATGGTGACGGTAAGATCGATATTACAGATCTTGCTCAATTAGCGAGACAGATCGTAAGTCAATAA
- a CDS encoding cohesin domain-containing protein yields the protein MNSSRWYKKAVMMTIIAVILSCVSFTNPVVNADASDPTPSATLVGSKKVVAPGESFTVKYGIISVSNDVYAQDITFEFDPVVMEYIPDSIRSLQEGVIIINEPSTSTPGKLRVLLASLGSQYPITSDAEIFELGFKAADVIQDTEGVIRLTQAIISDSQGQESVLQPASLTIQITVNTELSNDVNGDGKVSIGDLAIIAAKYGIDSSSSEWDAVKRLDLDRSGKIDVADLAIVAKKIVEQE from the coding sequence TTGAACAGTAGTCGATGGTACAAAAAGGCGGTAATGATGACCATTATCGCCGTGATTTTAAGCTGTGTATCTTTTACGAACCCTGTAGTGAACGCAGATGCATCTGATCCCACGCCTTCAGCTACTTTAGTAGGGAGTAAGAAGGTTGTTGCGCCAGGGGAGTCTTTTACCGTGAAGTATGGGATCATCAGTGTCTCCAATGATGTGTATGCACAGGACATTACCTTTGAATTTGATCCGGTTGTCATGGAATACATTCCAGATTCCATCCGTTCTCTGCAGGAAGGCGTAATTATTATCAATGAACCATCTACAAGTACCCCCGGTAAGCTACGGGTTCTCTTGGCAAGTCTGGGTAGTCAGTATCCGATTACTAGCGATGCTGAAATTTTTGAACTTGGTTTCAAAGCAGCAGATGTAATACAAGACACAGAGGGAGTTATCCGGCTTACTCAAGCGATAATAAGTGACAGTCAAGGGCAAGAATCCGTGCTCCAACCGGCATCCTTAACCATTCAGATCACAGTGAATACGGAATTATCTAATGACGTGAATGGTGATGGTAAAGTGAGTATTGGTGACTTAGCAATTATCGCAGCAAAGTATGGCATAGATTCGAGCAGTTCAGAGTGGGATGCTGTGAAACGTCTTGACCTCGATAGAAGCGGTAAGATTGATGTTGCTGATTTGGCAATAGTTGCGAAGAAAATAGTTGAACAAGAGTAG